In Moraxella nasovis, the sequence AAATGCTTTAAAGGCAGGTATTTGACACGCTAGGGCGTGCGTTGCCTCAAAAGCGGTCTTAACATCTAGCACAAAGGGCGTGCCGAATTTTTTAGCTAAAATGCCGTAAAAGTGGATGGTTTTCATTTGACAGTACCTAAAATTATTGTATAATGTATCTATACGCTATATGGATAATGTTTATGATTGTGTCGTTTGCTCACAAAGGCTTAGAAAACTTTTTTACCACAGGTAGTACCAAAGGCATTCAAGCTAAGCATAAAAACAAACTTGCCATACAATTAAACGCCCTAGATACCGCCAAAAGCCCCCTTGATATGAATACCGCAAATTGGCGTTTGCACCCTTTAAAAGGCAATTTGGCAGGGTATTGGGCAATAAATGTGAGTGGCAACTGGCGTTTAACTTTTCGCTTTAATGACGATGGCAATGCCGAAATTGTAGATTACCAAGACTATCACTAAGGAGACTTTTATGAGAATGCACAACCCCCCACACGCAGGGCTTGTTTTGCGTGAATATATAGACGGTCATAGCGTAACCGAAGTTGCCGAACGCCTAGGCATTACTCGTGCTAATCTTAGCCGTATTTTAAATGGCAGACAAAGCATCACCGCTGAGATGAGTGTTCGGTTGCATTATCTACTAGGAACAAATCCTAACTTTTGGCTGGATATGCAAAAAAAATACGACCTATGGCAAGCCGAGCATAACTCAAACATTGACTATTCAGCAATCAAGCCTATTACTAGACCGCAAATTGCTTATGTCTAACCACCAACGCCGTCCGCTTACGCCATGTCTCGCCATACAGCTCACGCACCGACAGCGTGCCGTAGGGGTGATGTAGCACTAAGCCTGTCATGGGCGTAGGCGGTGTTTTTTCGCTCGTAAGCTTGCCATCATCAAGATAGATTAAAGCGTGGTTAATGTGGTGCGTACGTCCGACATAGCAAAGTATCACGTCATGCTTTTGTAGCTCGTCTATCTCAATTTGTACAAAACCTGCTTTTTTAAAGTTATCTTGATAAAGCGGTTTATGGTCTTGATTTTCCCACCATGCGTCTGTGCGGTCAAAATCAGGTAACGTTATGCCTAATTCACGCTCATAATAATCACGCACAAGGCTATAACAATCTTGCACGCCGTGGTGATATTCACGCCCTAATAAGGGGGCGGTGTAGGCTTTTGGTTTATGGCTTTTGATATAAAACTGATTATCAGAACTAATCGCACAAATTAGCCAGTCGGTGTCATGTACTGCCATCTGCACACGGTCAAGCTCGCTAGGCAGTACATCGCCATCAGGGTGGCTGTGGACGATGGCTTGTATCTCGCCCAAGCTTGAATACTTGATAAAGTCTTTTGGGCTAATGATAAAGGTGTCATTAGGGTTATCCGCCACGTTGTCGCATGGGTAATACTCACCGTTTATCACAAGACCGCAGCACTCTTTGGGGTACTCTGCCTTAGCGTGGTGTTCAATGGCTAGTTTTAGTTTTTTGGTGATTCTCATATTAACCCTGCCGCCACAAATCCGCCAAAGCTGTCTTCATTGCCACGAAGTTTACAATCGCTCATTAAGCCCCCACATTTGTCTTGTTCTAAGTTATCCACAGGATTGCCTTGTTTATCAAACATCAATGCCCCTGTGTAACCGCATTCTTCACCCCGATAGCGGTTGCACATCTCCCAATGGCAATAGTTTGTGATATTTCTAACAGGGATTTTTTGACCTTCAAAGTCAATCGGGTTAGATAATTCAAACTCAACCACGCCATGCGTTGGGTTTTCGTTTGTCTTTTGTTCTATTTCCCAAATTTGTTTTTTGTAGTTGTGGGCGTCATCAAGATACTTGGAAAGGGTGTGATAGACGCTAAGCCTTGCCCCTGCAAAATCATGATACACCCTACATAAGGCACTAATCGCCCCTTGTACGCCATCTAAGTTATCAGCGACTATAAGCTTTGGCATACTTGCTGTGCCATCGCCGCGCATTTCTAGCCCATCAGCACGAATGGCAATGGGGTGGTAGTCTTCCCCTAGAAAATTAATCACGCCACTATGCCCATGAAAGCGATAAATGCCAGCCCCTAGGGGCGTGGCATCTAATTCATACAAGGTAACTAGCCCTGTAATTTCACGGCTCTTTATGTCATCGTTAAAGCTCATTGTGCTTACTCATCAGTTGCCTGTGCGTCAGTTACTTGCTCGTCAGTTGTCTGCTCGTCGGTTTCCTGTGCGTCTTGTTCATCAGTTGCCAACTCATCAGCTTGTGGCTCTTTGGTAACCATCTCAATAAAATATTGATTGTCTTTATATTCTAGTGCAAGCTTATCTACAATCAAACCATAATAACCAAAGCTGGTAATCTGATTATCAGCAAACTTAATTAGCTCAATATCAATTCTTGACGCACGACCTTTTTTGCTTGTTTTATCGGTAGAGACGCTAAAATCATCAGTAGTAGCATCATAGCTGATAGCTGCCTTACTAATGCCGTGATTTTTGGTTAAGTCTTCTATCTTGTAGCCAAAGCCTGTTAAGACGTTAAGCTCATCTGCGGTAATTTGTTTCATGGTTGCTCCTTAAATAGCACCTTAAAAGGTGGTAAAAATAAAACCCATTGATTATCAATGGGCTTAAGTTTAAGTTAAGTGTTACTAAAAAACACGCCTAATATTAAATGATAATTGCCAAACATCACCACCGATATTGCTTCGGCTTATTTCACCGTCAAGCCTTACCGTGATGACAGGCTCACTAGGCACAGGCTGTATTGTAAAAGCATGAACGCCCTTTGTGCGTATCAAAAAGCCATAAGCGTTGTCTATTTGGCTTTTGGTATCTTGTAGTTTACAGCTCCATTTTTCATCAATGGTGTTAATGCCTTGGCTAAATACTTGTTCATAGCCATCACCAAATTTAATGACGCTTGCCTTTGGGGTCGTGGTATGCACGCTATCAATCAGTAACCGATAATCAAAGTGTTCCATGTAATAATCCCCCTTGACGACGCTGTTTTTGTAGCTCAGTTTGCACGGCAAGCTTAATAGCATTGCCAAAGCCTTTGCCTAGCTCGTGCGATGTTTTTGTATCTGATGTGCCATCGCTGTTTACGGTAACATTGACGTTTACCACCGTACCACCGCCTTGCAGATTATTTAAGGTTCTATCCAAATTTTGAGCGGTGTGCTTAGGTAGCACTCGCTCGCCTTTTTCTAGATTCCACGTACCAGACTTCGGCACAGACATAATGCCGTCATGGGCTTGCCCTACTGGGGCTGATATGGCGTTTAGTGCCGCAACCAACGCTCCACTTTTAGCCGCTGCTACCGCGACCGCCCCTAAGTTAGCAGGAAATGGGGCAGACGCCCACGCTTGTGCTAATGTGGTTTGGTTTGCCACCAAAATACGCTTTAACGCCATCGCTTTTTCAAAAGCAAATAACGCTTTATAAGCACGAGACCCTTCGCCAAACATCGCCTTAGCAGCACCTGTTATCGTGCCTAATAGTGATTGTTCGCTACGTTCTTTGATTTGTTGTCGCGCCATTTCGTATTGCTGCATTTGTTCTAGGCGTGCTTGTTGTGCTTCGTATTCTGTGATGGTTTTAGCGTCCTCTTGTGCTTTGATTTTGTCAAGCTCAGCTTGGTGCTTTTCATCAAGCTGTTTTGATACGCTATAATTATCAAAGACGCTTGTAGCAATGTTAGCAATACCGCCTATTGTGCTATTTGGTGCACCTAACGCCCCTTTAAGCTTATCAATCGTACCTTGATAAACGTTGGTGTTATTAGCTAATGCATCTTGAATGGCTTGTTGTGATTGTACAAAATCAGCAAAGGCGTCCGCTTGCTTAGTTGCCATAACAATGCTATCTACTTGTGCATCAGTATAGCCTTTAAGCTTACTATCCCATTTTAAGCTTGCATACTTATCTGTGATATTCGCTAAGATATATTGGTTTTTGCTAAGCTCGCTATTGATTTTGGCAACTTCTTGGCTAACCGTATCATTAAGCTTATGCTCATCTAGTGCTTTTGATGTGTTGATGATGTTTTGCTTAATCTCATCTGATACGTCTTTGTATTCTTCTAGGGTATCTAATTCAAATTGCAACAGTTGCCATTTGTCCATGCCAACTTTTTTGATGGCATTTTCAAGCTCAATAACACGATTTAAGGCGTTTTGGCGTCTTTCATCAGCTTTGGCATTTTTTTGTATCTGCTCGTATTCTTGAGTAAGTTTACTAAGCTTAGTTGTATCAGCATTGCCGTATTTACCTGCTTTGATGTCGTATTGTAAGGCGTCAACACGGCTATCATTGCCAAATAGGGCTATCTCACGCTGTATGCTATCCACCGCGTCAGCCACCGCTTTTTTGGCGTCTTCTGCCATTTTTTGGGCAGCTTTAGCAGCTTTACTCGCATTATTACGAATGCCTAAGGCAAAACCATCAGCGGTATGCTTGCCTAGTGCTTTCATCACACGAGACGGTGAACGAATAATAAGTGTAGATTTTACGCTTGTAACGACAGAATCTGCTAAGTTTTTAGCCGTGCTTATTGCTGTATTAAACTTTTCTTTTATGCCGTTAATAAAGCCTTGGATAGCGTCACGTCCAGCTTGTAGTAGCTTACTACCCAGCCCCAAAAACGCTGTTGCAATGTTACCTAGCATGGTTTGGATGATGGCATAGGCGTTTTTTAAGCCATCAAAGATTGCTTTTTTTACGCCGTCCATATCACCTTGCAC encodes:
- a CDS encoding type II toxin-antitoxin system RelE/ParE family toxin, producing the protein MIVSFAHKGLENFFTTGSTKGIQAKHKNKLAIQLNALDTAKSPLDMNTANWRLHPLKGNLAGYWAINVSGNWRLTFRFNDDGNAEIVDYQDYH
- a CDS encoding HigA family addiction module antitoxin, with the translated sequence MRMHNPPHAGLVLREYIDGHSVTEVAERLGITRANLSRILNGRQSITAEMSVRLHYLLGTNPNFWLDMQKKYDLWQAEHNSNIDYSAIKPITRPQIAYV
- a CDS encoding C40 family peptidase translates to MRITKKLKLAIEHHAKAEYPKECCGLVINGEYYPCDNVADNPNDTFIISPKDFIKYSSLGEIQAIVHSHPDGDVLPSELDRVQMAVHDTDWLICAISSDNQFYIKSHKPKAYTAPLLGREYHHGVQDCYSLVRDYYERELGITLPDFDRTDAWWENQDHKPLYQDNFKKAGFVQIEIDELQKHDVILCYVGRTHHINHALIYLDDGKLTSEKTPPTPMTGLVLHHPYGTLSVRELYGETWRKRTALVVRHKQFAV
- a CDS encoding phage minor tail protein L, with translation MSFNDDIKSREITGLVTLYELDATPLGAGIYRFHGHSGVINFLGEDYHPIAIRADGLEMRGDGTASMPKLIVADNLDGVQGAISALCRVYHDFAGARLSVYHTLSKYLDDAHNYKKQIWEIEQKTNENPTHGVVEFELSNPIDFEGQKIPVRNITNYCHWEMCNRYRGEECGYTGALMFDKQGNPVDNLEQDKCGGLMSDCKLRGNEDSFGGFVAAGLI
- a CDS encoding phage tail protein, whose protein sequence is MEHFDYRLLIDSVHTTTPKASVIKFGDGYEQVFSQGINTIDEKWSCKLQDTKSQIDNAYGFLIRTKGVHAFTIQPVPSEPVITVRLDGEISRSNIGGDVWQLSFNIRRVF